The following proteins are co-located in the Desulfomonile tiedjei genome:
- a CDS encoding type II toxin-antitoxin system HicB family antitoxin, with protein sequence MRFYSFQIVIEKESDDEGYFAYSPTIPGCFSNGKTIEETKRNIRDAVEQHLASLLEHAQTVPQHERLVHVEELSIGVP encoded by the coding sequence ATGAGGTTCTATTCATTTCAAATTGTGATTGAAAAGGAATCTGACGACGAAGGCTATTTCGCCTACAGCCCGACCATTCCTGGCTGTTTCAGCAATGGAAAGACAATCGAAGAGACAAAACGGAACATCCGCGATGCCGTAGAGCAACATTTGGCATCTCTGCTGGAGCACGCTCAGACCGTGCCCCAACACGAGCGCCTCGTTCATGTGGAAGAGCTTAGTATTGGGGTGCCATAA
- a CDS encoding type II toxin-antitoxin system HicA family toxin, with protein sequence MSRMPQVTARELILKAKGFVENRQSGSHLTLWHEERKLSITVPVRTGCEIGRGLAVRLLEDAGFTVEDYLGRK encoded by the coding sequence ATGAGCAGGATGCCACAAGTTACAGCACGGGAACTGATCCTCAAAGCGAAGGGCTTCGTGGAGAATCGACAATCCGGGAGCCACTTGACTCTTTGGCATGAGGAACGAAAGCTCTCGATAACGGTTCCCGTCCGCACCGGATGCGAGATTGGGCGAGGTTTGGCTGTGCGGCTTCTCGAGGATGCGGGCTTCACTGTGGAGGACTATCTGGGCCGGAAATGA
- the hypB gene encoding hydrogenase nickel incorporation protein HypB has protein sequence MAVKTLQVNKDILSANDLLADNLRARFDNSKVFVMNLMSSPGAGKTSLILRLIRSLSDRFKIGVIEGDIASDVDAQKVQETKVDVVQINTDGACHLDANMILSASESLGIQGKDLVIIENVGNLVCPAEFRLGENIKVMILSIPEGHDKPLKYPLMFTESNALILNKIDLLPYTDFNMEELNKTVRAMNPSIQIFPVSAKTGEGIDNLAGWLADQIQTAK, from the coding sequence ATGGCCGTCAAGACGCTACAAGTCAACAAAGATATCCTCAGCGCGAACGATCTGCTTGCCGATAATTTGCGAGCACGGTTTGACAATTCCAAGGTCTTCGTCATGAACCTTATGTCTTCGCCTGGAGCCGGCAAGACATCCCTTATTCTGAGGCTTATCCGGTCCCTTTCCGACAGGTTCAAAATCGGAGTCATTGAAGGCGACATCGCTTCGGACGTGGACGCGCAGAAGGTCCAGGAGACCAAGGTGGACGTGGTCCAGATCAACACCGACGGGGCTTGCCACCTGGACGCAAATATGATTTTGTCCGCGTCGGAAAGCCTCGGCATTCAGGGAAAAGACCTTGTGATAATAGAAAACGTGGGAAACCTGGTATGCCCGGCGGAATTCAGGCTTGGAGAGAACATTAAAGTGATGATCCTGTCGATCCCCGAAGGCCACGACAAGCCGCTCAAGTACCCGTTGATGTTCACGGAATCTAATGCTTTGATACTGAATAAGATCGACTTGCTGCCGTACACGGATTTCAACATGGAGGAATTGAACAAGACCGTCCGTGCAATGAATCCTTCTATTCAGATCTTCCCGGTATCGGCAAAAACCGGAGAAGGGATTGATAATTTGGCGGGGTGGCTGGCAGACCAGATCCAAACAGCAAAATAA
- a CDS encoding MBL fold metallo-hydrolase translates to MIETSCFDGVTQIKMSRGGKGRIHYWVSAYLVDGVLIDTGCSHCAKEFVDYLEGTDVRVAVNTHYHEDHVGANKLLQERLGIEILAHPQAIPLIKRPPALPSYREITWGNPEPSEVNPVPRRIETSRFCFDVIETPGHCEDHISLVESSRGWCFTGDLYFGEKLKTAGRETDITAMMHSMKKILELGTENLMLFTALRTVEKRGQKALRAAINYFETLGMKAKDLQERGLDVSAIVDELMGGESMFCRQTAGHFSSANLVRLLLDADLS, encoded by the coding sequence ATGATCGAAACGAGTTGTTTTGACGGCGTAACCCAAATCAAAATGTCCCGTGGAGGCAAGGGCAGGATCCACTATTGGGTGTCCGCTTATCTGGTTGACGGGGTGCTTATCGACACGGGGTGCAGTCACTGTGCCAAGGAGTTCGTGGACTATCTGGAAGGCACGGACGTGCGCGTTGCGGTCAACACCCATTACCACGAAGATCACGTAGGGGCCAATAAACTGCTCCAAGAGAGGCTGGGCATAGAAATACTCGCCCATCCCCAGGCAATTCCTCTGATCAAAAGGCCGCCGGCTCTGCCATCGTACCGCGAAATCACATGGGGAAACCCTGAGCCGTCGGAAGTCAATCCCGTACCCCGAAGAATCGAGACTTCGAGGTTCTGTTTTGATGTCATCGAAACGCCGGGGCATTGTGAAGACCACATTAGTCTGGTGGAATCCTCCCGGGGGTGGTGTTTCACCGGTGACTTGTATTTCGGGGAAAAGCTGAAAACAGCGGGACGGGAAACCGATATTACCGCGATGATGCACTCCATGAAAAAGATCCTTGAATTGGGGACGGAAAACCTAATGCTTTTCACCGCGCTGAGAACCGTGGAGAAGCGCGGTCAAAAGGCCCTTCGAGCTGCAATTAATTACTTTGAGACCCTCGGTATGAAAGCCAAAGATCTTCAAGAGAGAGGACTCGATGTCTCAGCCATCGTGGATGAATTAATGGGCGGTGAAAGCATGTTTTGTCGGCAAACAGCCGGGCATTTTTCTTCTGCGAACCTCGTACGGCTGTTGCTCGACGCGGACCTTTCCTGA
- a CDS encoding alanine--glyoxylate aminotransferase family protein, with translation MQSTNLQVDDAHRIQTGQLEMPPRLLLGPGPSNIHPRVRQALGMNIVGHLDPKFIELMSETQELLRYVWQTDNQFTIPVSGTGSAAMEATLANCVEPGDVVLIGVNGYFGERLCEMASRYGADVRRMEKPWGEVFSLEEVAEGLETHRPALLGLVHAETSTGALQPMDGIGKLCREFHALLLLDTVTSLGGIPVFLDRWHVDVAYSGSQKCLSCPPGVAPFTLGPRAMEKLNSRKSKPANWYLDMTLIRKYWNGERTYHHTAPINMVYAFREALRVVAEEGLEDRWARHRANAELLWEGLEELGIGCHVEKQFRLPSLTTALVPEGIDSKAVSGWLLENYNIEMAAGLGQLAGKVWRIGLMGFNSRRENVILLLSALEKAIELAR, from the coding sequence ATGCAAAGCACAAATCTGCAAGTGGATGACGCTCATCGGATTCAAACCGGTCAACTGGAGATGCCTCCCAGGCTACTGCTCGGCCCCGGCCCCTCGAACATTCACCCGAGGGTTCGCCAGGCCCTCGGCATGAATATAGTGGGCCACCTGGACCCCAAGTTCATCGAGCTGATGAGTGAGACGCAGGAATTGCTCCGCTACGTGTGGCAAACTGACAACCAATTTACCATTCCCGTGAGCGGCACGGGAAGCGCGGCCATGGAGGCAACCTTGGCCAACTGCGTAGAACCCGGTGATGTGGTACTGATCGGCGTTAACGGTTATTTCGGAGAACGGCTTTGCGAAATGGCCTCCAGATACGGAGCGGATGTGCGAAGAATGGAAAAACCTTGGGGTGAGGTTTTCTCCCTTGAGGAAGTCGCGGAAGGCCTGGAAACCCATCGTCCCGCATTACTCGGCTTGGTGCATGCCGAAACATCCACAGGCGCGCTTCAACCCATGGACGGCATAGGCAAGCTGTGCCGTGAATTTCACGCGCTCCTCCTGTTGGACACGGTTACCAGTCTGGGAGGAATCCCTGTCTTTCTCGACCGCTGGCATGTGGACGTAGCCTACAGCGGGAGCCAGAAGTGCCTTAGCTGCCCGCCCGGGGTCGCTCCTTTTACTCTAGGCCCCAGAGCCATGGAGAAGCTGAACAGCCGCAAATCAAAACCGGCCAACTGGTACCTGGACATGACCCTCATCAGAAAATACTGGAACGGAGAGCGGACGTATCACCACACCGCTCCGATCAATATGGTTTACGCGTTTCGTGAGGCTCTGCGTGTTGTCGCGGAGGAAGGCCTTGAAGATCGCTGGGCACGACATCGAGCCAACGCGGAACTCCTGTGGGAAGGGCTCGAAGAGTTGGGCATCGGATGTCATGTGGAGAAGCAGTTTCGTCTGCCGAGCCTTACCACCGCGCTTGTGCCCGAAGGCATCGACAGCAAGGCAGTCAGCGGCTGGCTCCTGGAAAACTACAACATAGAAATGGCCGCAGGATTAGGGCAGTTGGCCGGAAAGGTTTGGCGTATCGGATTGATGGGCTTTAACAGCCGAAGGGAAAACGTGATTCTTCTGCTGTCGGCACTGGAGAAGGCCATTGAATTAGCACGGTAG
- a CDS encoding ABC transporter ATP-binding protein yields MHPLIRLENVTKRYPSGMSRAVVPLKEVSLEIHQGERILLLGKSGSGKSTFLNILGGVDLPTSGRVLYDGREISTLPQQELALYRRKEVGFVFQSFNLFPTLTVGENLTLPLDLLGITDETKAREVLEAVGLASHWDKFPEQLSGGEQQRVAIARALVKGPKLILADEPTGNLDLETGNSVLELIHEICSRTDATLVMATHSAEALWLAHRKYRLRGGKLVEESESGEVI; encoded by the coding sequence ATGCATCCTCTGATACGCCTGGAAAACGTAACAAAGCGCTATCCGAGCGGAATGTCCCGTGCGGTAGTGCCGTTAAAGGAAGTCAGCCTGGAGATTCATCAGGGCGAAAGGATATTGCTGCTGGGAAAGAGCGGATCCGGGAAGAGCACTTTTTTGAACATCTTGGGGGGAGTGGATCTACCCACGAGCGGCCGCGTGTTGTATGACGGTCGTGAAATTTCGACCCTTCCCCAGCAAGAGTTGGCTTTGTACCGCCGCAAAGAAGTGGGATTCGTATTTCAGTCATTTAATCTGTTTCCTACCCTCACTGTGGGAGAAAACCTTACGCTTCCGTTGGATCTGTTAGGAATAACCGATGAAACCAAGGCGCGCGAGGTTCTTGAGGCAGTCGGGCTTGCAAGTCATTGGGACAAATTCCCGGAACAGCTTTCCGGCGGGGAACAGCAGAGAGTAGCGATTGCGAGGGCGCTGGTGAAGGGCCCCAAACTAATCCTGGCGGACGAGCCTACCGGCAACCTGGACCTTGAGACAGGAAACAGCGTCCTGGAACTGATTCACGAAATTTGCAGCAGGACCGACGCGACGCTTGTCATGGCTACCCACAGCGCCGAAGCGCTCTGGTTGGCTCATCGCAAGTATAGACTGCGCGGCGGAAAATTGGTCGAAGAATCCGAGTCCGGAGAGGTCATCTAG
- a CDS encoding PAS domain-containing protein, with product MQDRDKTREQLLDELKDLRSKLSELQAAQEQRNHAKPGEENARQLVKQTNERFAALLNATTDVACITDSSGVYLAVNDALAQRLGKRPDELLGQSAFQFFPPDVTKRRQNRLARVIRTGKPLREEQENRGRVFDESIYPILDSQGTVTALAVFARDITEQKRAEVALRQAHDELEKRVRVRTAELSKANAQLRNEISRREKIQDELAKSELLHRMLVETAKDLIWSVDLNLKYTYISPSVHEVLGYTVEEIMSLNPLDVLTPQSRELVLSALEEELGLEKPKPRDRFVSRTVTVEHYHKNGTIVWFEITTSFLRDENGTPVGIIGISRDITQRKRQEEALRESKDTIEALLNGTTDHALLLDPEANFLALNEAAARRIGKPVSELIGKKALNYLPTGVREIRESWLDKAVQSGAGVRFHDECAGRFFDNSVYPILDDSGNVKAVAIFDRDITDRKIAEDQLRESLKENEVLLREVHHRVKNNLQVVSSLLNLQSRDSKTKTYEQMFSESRSRIQSMALIHEKLYRASDLAHIDFKEYIRSLLADLFHSFGANSNQVVVKLDIEVVPLTVDIATPCALIANELVSNCLKHAFPDGRPGTIRFFFASSDDRFDLIVSDNGVGLPENVDLNSPQTLGLRLVNILVKQLGGRMEVRRSKGAEVRIHFKRLTNETLDARQLSRWCEGLS from the coding sequence ATGCAGGATAGAGACAAAACCCGAGAACAGCTCTTGGACGAACTCAAGGATTTGCGGAGCAAGCTCTCGGAGCTTCAGGCCGCCCAGGAGCAAAGGAATCACGCGAAGCCGGGGGAAGAAAACGCTCGACAACTGGTGAAACAGACAAATGAGAGATTCGCTGCGCTTCTCAATGCCACTACGGATGTAGCGTGTATCACGGACTCTTCAGGGGTTTATCTTGCTGTGAATGATGCTCTGGCTCAGAGACTGGGGAAAAGGCCGGATGAACTGCTGGGGCAATCGGCCTTCCAATTCTTCCCCCCTGACGTGACCAAACGAAGGCAAAACCGACTCGCAAGGGTGATTCGCACAGGCAAACCTCTCCGGGAAGAACAAGAGAACCGTGGCCGCGTCTTTGATGAGAGCATTTATCCTATTTTGGACTCACAAGGCACCGTCACGGCCTTGGCTGTTTTCGCCCGTGATATCACGGAGCAAAAGCGGGCGGAGGTGGCTTTACGTCAGGCGCACGATGAACTCGAAAAGAGAGTCCGGGTACGCACAGCGGAATTGTCGAAAGCCAACGCCCAACTAAGAAATGAGATCTCGCGGCGAGAGAAAATACAGGATGAGCTGGCGAAAAGTGAATTGCTCCACCGGATGCTCGTAGAGACGGCCAAAGACCTCATCTGGTCGGTTGACTTGAATCTCAAATATACATACATCAGTCCCTCCGTCCATGAAGTCCTCGGTTATACTGTCGAAGAGATCATGTCATTGAACCCTCTCGACGTCCTGACCCCGCAATCTCGTGAACTCGTCCTCAGTGCTTTGGAGGAAGAACTGGGCTTGGAAAAACCTAAGCCCAGGGACAGGTTCGTCTCCCGCACCGTGACGGTCGAACATTACCACAAGAACGGGACCATCGTGTGGTTCGAGATCACCACCTCTTTTTTGCGTGACGAGAACGGAACCCCTGTGGGCATAATCGGCATCTCCCGGGACATCACCCAGCGCAAACGTCAAGAAGAGGCCTTGAGGGAAAGCAAAGATACCATCGAGGCCTTACTTAACGGCACAACCGACCATGCCCTGTTGCTCGATCCTGAAGCAAATTTTCTGGCTTTGAACGAAGCCGCCGCCAGGAGAATTGGGAAACCGGTGAGCGAATTGATAGGCAAAAAAGCGCTGAATTACCTCCCTACGGGAGTGCGGGAAATTAGAGAGAGCTGGCTTGACAAGGCGGTTCAATCCGGCGCGGGTGTCCGATTCCACGATGAATGCGCCGGACGTTTTTTTGACAACTCTGTTTATCCCATTTTGGATGACAGCGGAAATGTCAAGGCAGTCGCCATTTTCGACCGTGATATAACAGACCGCAAAATAGCGGAAGATCAGCTCAGGGAATCCCTAAAGGAGAACGAAGTCCTGTTGCGGGAAGTCCACCACAGGGTCAAGAACAATCTTCAGGTTGTATCGAGCCTGCTGAATCTACAATCTCGAGATTCGAAAACAAAGACATACGAACAGATGTTTTCGGAGAGCCGCAGCCGCATCCAATCAATGGCGCTCATCCACGAGAAACTCTACCGGGCAAGCGACCTGGCCCACATTGACTTCAAGGAATATATCCGCAGTCTTCTGGCTGACCTGTTCCACTCTTTCGGCGCGAACTCAAACCAGGTTGTTGTGAAGCTTGACATCGAAGTCGTTCCATTGACGGTAGACATCGCAACTCCATGTGCACTTATTGCCAATGAGCTGGTCTCCAATTGCCTTAAGCATGCTTTCCCGGACGGCAGGCCCGGCACGATTCGATTCTTTTTTGCGTCCAGTGACGATCGGTTCGATCTGATTGTTTCCGACAACGGGGTCGGCCTCCCCGAAAACGTTGATCTCAATAGCCCACAAACCTTGGGCTTGCGCCTCGTCAACATCCTGGTCAAGCAACTGGGGGGGCGAATGGAGGTCCGTCGGTCAAAGGGAGCTGAGGTCAGAATACACTTCAAGAGATTGACAAACGAGACGCTCGATGCGAGGCAACTGAGCCGATGGTGTGAAGGCCTCTCGTAA
- a CDS encoding ABC transporter permease has translation MTILPLLKFNLRYYRRHRLLSLLCLMGISLGVGIVIAVELINNSALSSVSASVDFLSGRATHSLVSNYGRIDEKLFAKIWNDPDIEAASPVVEVMAHTLETGREPIRFLGLDPFLDSDFRALAPAAAKADDFERFLAGRVPSILVSGKLMESHGLETGGTLTVLTAGIEKKVKILGSLPRSADAGLGDNIAIMDISAAQEIFGKEGHLDRIDIVYSGDVEQLTKRLPTSLRLTDGNSRKAALKAMLYSFQLNLAAMSLLALFVGIFLIYNFSMFSVLSRRENMSLLLTLGADRKGLVVAFMTESLLLGTLGSLVGIFFGYAVAWWSIDRVSSTIGELYFYVRVESVRLTLPVVLSGFGVGYLATFLGTGLPALEVAVTSPILGIKRQSIEDRAHGLKGFLFAGGIFCFLAALVAAWGSRFSIYWGFLSAFGMTLAFALFTPSLLSPFTHYAGIHLRKIRGLLEAFLAARTIRASLSRTSMAVAALAVALSMTIGVDTMIHSFRKSVADWLEGSLEGHLYISPGTTKWDHPLPADLVVDLKNDPRVEAVERYAAYDVFLQDKSVKLRVVDGSVLKHHSSFRFLEGKKSAWDKLVAGGVFISESLAYRFGLSLGDMVGLVTPEGERPFRVVSVLRDYSSDQGTIHMDREIYEKIWKDKRVQSIALFLKPTASVEEIRESILRKYPDLDRTMASNTKMKNDVLVIFDKTFAPTATLKGVSLLVALLGVATALMAILLERSREMTVLGYLGLTRREMGKMNVYQALIMGFAAFSISIICGLILTYIIIYAINYRSFGWSVDVHVNLWIFAKSFLLTMLACLVSALYPTYKLIRAPAGLSLKEE, from the coding sequence ATGACTATTCTTCCACTGCTTAAATTCAATTTGCGGTATTATCGGCGTCACCGTCTGCTGTCACTCCTGTGTCTTATGGGGATATCCCTCGGCGTGGGAATCGTAATCGCTGTCGAGTTGATAAATAATTCAGCCCTATCATCGGTTTCAGCATCCGTGGATTTCCTTTCCGGCCGAGCTACTCACTCGCTCGTTTCCAATTATGGTCGCATCGACGAAAAGCTGTTCGCTAAAATATGGAACGACCCGGACATTGAAGCTGCTTCGCCCGTGGTAGAAGTCATGGCCCACACCCTGGAGACCGGGCGAGAGCCCATTCGTTTCTTGGGATTGGACCCTTTTCTGGACTCCGATTTTCGGGCGCTAGCTCCAGCTGCGGCCAAAGCGGACGATTTCGAAAGGTTCCTTGCGGGTCGCGTTCCGTCGATCTTGGTGTCCGGAAAGCTCATGGAAAGCCACGGCTTGGAGACCGGCGGGACCTTAACCGTTCTGACCGCGGGCATCGAAAAAAAGGTGAAGATACTGGGGAGTCTGCCAAGATCTGCAGACGCCGGCCTAGGAGACAATATCGCTATAATGGATATATCCGCGGCCCAGGAGATTTTCGGCAAAGAAGGGCACTTGGATCGCATCGACATCGTTTATTCCGGAGATGTTGAACAACTTACGAAGCGGCTACCTACAAGTCTCAGGCTTACTGACGGAAATTCAAGGAAGGCAGCGCTCAAGGCCATGCTCTATTCGTTCCAGTTGAACCTGGCAGCCATGAGTTTGCTTGCCCTTTTTGTTGGGATTTTCCTGATCTACAATTTTTCCATGTTTTCCGTCTTGTCCCGTCGCGAAAACATGTCGCTGCTACTCACACTTGGCGCGGATAGGAAAGGCCTCGTTGTAGCGTTCATGACGGAATCGCTCCTCCTGGGGACTTTGGGAAGTCTGGTCGGAATATTTTTCGGCTACGCGGTGGCGTGGTGGAGTATCGACAGAGTTTCATCGACAATCGGTGAACTCTATTTCTATGTAAGAGTTGAGAGTGTGCGGCTGACCTTGCCCGTGGTCTTGAGCGGTTTTGGAGTAGGATATTTGGCCACTTTCTTGGGGACCGGGCTCCCGGCCCTTGAGGTCGCGGTTACCTCCCCGATATTGGGAATAAAGCGTCAAAGCATCGAAGACCGCGCTCACGGGTTGAAAGGCTTTCTTTTTGCGGGTGGGATCTTCTGCTTCCTGGCCGCGTTGGTTGCCGCCTGGGGATCGCGCTTTTCCATTTACTGGGGGTTTTTGTCAGCCTTCGGAATGACCCTTGCGTTCGCGCTTTTCACCCCTTCCCTTCTTTCTCCATTCACGCACTATGCAGGGATCCATCTGCGTAAAATCCGAGGATTATTGGAGGCTTTTCTGGCCGCTCGCACGATTAGAGCTTCTTTGAGTCGCACGAGCATGGCTGTTGCCGCACTGGCTGTAGCTCTTTCCATGACCATCGGTGTGGATACCATGATCCACAGCTTCAGGAAATCCGTGGCGGATTGGCTGGAAGGATCATTAGAGGGGCATCTGTATATTTCTCCGGGGACGACCAAGTGGGACCATCCACTTCCTGCAGACCTGGTCGTAGATTTGAAGAACGACCCTCGTGTCGAGGCGGTCGAACGATATGCCGCCTATGATGTGTTCCTCCAGGACAAGTCTGTGAAATTGCGTGTGGTGGACGGGTCGGTTCTGAAGCACCACTCTTCATTCCGTTTTCTCGAAGGCAAGAAATCCGCCTGGGACAAGCTCGTTGCAGGAGGGGTCTTTATTTCGGAGTCTCTCGCGTACCGATTCGGTTTGTCTTTGGGCGACATGGTAGGTCTCGTCACTCCGGAAGGCGAGCGGCCATTCCGTGTGGTTTCCGTTTTACGAGACTACTCCTCGGACCAGGGGACCATCCACATGGATCGGGAGATCTATGAGAAGATCTGGAAGGACAAGCGCGTGCAGTCAATAGCCCTTTTTTTGAAGCCGACCGCGTCTGTGGAGGAAATACGTGAATCCATATTGCGGAAATATCCCGACCTGGATCGTACCATGGCGTCGAACACCAAAATGAAAAACGACGTTCTCGTTATATTTGACAAGACCTTCGCTCCTACTGCGACTCTGAAAGGAGTTTCTCTCTTGGTGGCGCTTCTGGGGGTGGCCACGGCTCTCATGGCGATCTTACTGGAAAGATCCAGAGAAATGACAGTGTTGGGCTATCTCGGGCTTACCAGGCGGGAGATGGGCAAGATGAATGTGTATCAGGCTCTGATCATGGGGTTTGCGGCTTTCTCCATCTCCATAATATGCGGCCTCATCCTGACTTACATAATAATATACGCTATCAACTATCGATCGTTCGGCTGGTCGGTGGATGTTCATGTCAATTTGTGGATATTTGCCAAAAGCTTCCTCCTGACTATGCTGGCATGCCTCGTTTCCGCGCTCTATCCGACTTACAAGCTGATCAGAGCACCCGCGGGGCTGTCGCTCAAAGAGGAGTGA
- a CDS encoding PAS domain S-box protein, which translates to MSGQELRAFDFTEAHYRVPESVTLEKVFADSIDLATIDTDPMTGSGSFKVSGTQAEGFHRLLNALPIPAMLVDQSYSAVFANEASEKINIDYRNMAGGPFFALFPHPRNALAVQVLVDKVFYEKKRQVSEGLLQVRGKKIWARMHFRSIKLDRDRLLLVLIEDLTLEKKQLFLIKKHGATLQTARDELERRVEDRTAELAATNWRLRQEIAERQRAEQELQRAHAELEKHVDQRTAELLAANKQLKLEVVERKRAEAALRESEEKYRTIVETIEEAYYELDNAGNFNFLNDSACKLLGHEKECLLGKDFRSSIHDHSLPDAHETFKKVLETGKPVNASHWKMVTKDGSERDMEVSVSLIRDSLGDPLGFRGIWRDVTGRRQAEEELFKVAKLESIGVLAGGIAHDFNNILTAIQGSVSLAKLTARPGDKVYHLLENAEKASTRAKDLTQQLLTFSRGGEPVRKACRIAGLVRDACEFTLRGSTVRCEFSIPKTVWTVNVDEGQISQVISNLVINAQQAMPQGGVIKMRVEDVVVAPEHGLPISPGPYVRISIEDHGRGIPEEHLSKIFDPYFTTKQKGSGLGLATSYSIIKKHDGLIAVSSTSGTGTTFDVYLPRSDDKIPEDNGTKLRLLTGKAKILLMDDEQIIGDLAKEILSMLGYDVDVATDGAEAVELYGKALKTEEPYDLVIVDLTVPGGMGGKEAIDILGKSDPKIRAIVSSGYSNDPIMANHEKHGFIGVVAKPYTVIELSEAVRRALVSDKKV; encoded by the coding sequence ATGTCGGGTCAGGAATTACGAGCTTTCGATTTCACAGAGGCGCATTATCGGGTGCCCGAGAGCGTCACTCTGGAGAAGGTCTTCGCCGATTCGATTGATCTGGCAACAATTGACACGGATCCCATGACCGGCTCGGGGAGCTTCAAGGTCAGCGGAACTCAGGCAGAGGGATTTCATCGATTGTTGAATGCGTTGCCCATCCCTGCCATGCTCGTGGATCAAAGCTATTCGGCTGTCTTTGCAAACGAAGCATCAGAAAAAATCAATATTGATTATCGAAACATGGCCGGCGGTCCCTTTTTCGCACTCTTCCCTCATCCTCGCAACGCCCTCGCTGTTCAGGTGCTGGTGGACAAGGTTTTCTACGAGAAGAAACGGCAGGTGAGTGAAGGCCTGTTACAGGTTCGCGGAAAAAAGATCTGGGCGCGCATGCATTTTCGATCCATCAAGCTCGACAGGGACAGGCTGTTACTTGTCCTCATCGAAGACCTCACCCTTGAGAAGAAGCAGCTTTTTCTTATCAAGAAACACGGGGCCACGCTTCAGACCGCGCGAGATGAACTGGAGAGGCGTGTGGAGGACCGTACAGCGGAACTGGCAGCGACCAATTGGCGCCTGCGCCAGGAGATTGCCGAGCGGCAACGAGCGGAACAGGAATTGCAAAGAGCCCATGCCGAACTCGAAAAGCACGTCGACCAACGCACTGCTGAGCTGCTGGCCGCCAATAAACAGCTTAAGCTGGAGGTCGTCGAACGAAAAAGAGCCGAGGCCGCGCTCCGTGAGTCGGAAGAGAAATATCGCACCATAGTCGAGACCATCGAGGAAGCCTATTACGAACTGGATAACGCAGGCAATTTCAACTTCTTGAACGATTCGGCGTGCAAACTACTGGGCCATGAAAAAGAGTGTCTCCTGGGAAAGGATTTCCGCTCGAGCATACACGACCATAGTCTGCCGGACGCGCATGAAACCTTTAAGAAAGTGCTGGAGACGGGGAAGCCCGTCAATGCGTCTCACTGGAAGATGGTGACCAAGGACGGCTCCGAAAGAGACATGGAGGTGTCCGTCTCTTTGATCAGAGACTCGTTAGGAGACCCGTTGGGGTTCAGAGGCATCTGGCGGGATGTTACCGGCCGCAGACAAGCGGAGGAGGAACTCTTCAAGGTGGCCAAGCTTGAATCCATAGGCGTCCTTGCGGGCGGCATTGCGCACGATTTCAACAATATTCTGACAGCCATTCAAGGGAGTGTGTCGCTGGCCAAGTTGACCGCAAGACCTGGCGACAAGGTGTATCACTTGCTGGAAAATGCGGAAAAGGCGTCCACAAGAGCTAAAGACCTCACACAACAGTTGCTCACATTCTCCAGAGGAGGTGAGCCGGTTAGAAAGGCATGCCGCATTGCGGGCCTGGTACGAGACGCGTGCGAATTCACATTGAGGGGTTCCACGGTCCGATGCGAATTTTCCATTCCGAAGACCGTCTGGACGGTGAACGTGGATGAAGGACAGATCAGTCAGGTTATCAGCAACCTCGTCATAAATGCTCAGCAGGCCATGCCGCAGGGTGGTGTGATCAAGATGAGGGTGGAAGATGTTGTCGTGGCACCGGAGCATGGTTTGCCAATATCACCCGGGCCCTACGTGAGGATATCAATCGAGGATCATGGCCGCGGGATACCCGAAGAGCATCTGTCCAAGATCTTTGACCCGTATTTTACGACCAAACAGAAAGGGAGCGGCCTCGGCCTGGCCACATCCTATTCCATAATCAAAAAACATGACGGGCTGATTGCGGTCTCTTCGACCTCGGGAACGGGCACCACGTTTGATGTGTATCTCCCCAGATCGGACGATAAAATCCCGGAGGACAACGGCACGAAGCTGCGGCTCCTTACCGGCAAGGCCAAGATATTGTTGATGGATGACGAGCAAATAATAGGCGATCTGGCCAAAGAAATACTAAGTATGCTGGGCTATGACGTGGATGTAGCAACCGATGGGGCCGAGGCGGTGGAACTTTACGGGAAAGCCCTGAAGACCGAGGAACCCTATGACCTTGTTATAGTAGACTTGACGGTTCCCGGCGGCATGGGAGGGAAGGAAGCCATCGATATACTTGGCAAATCTGACCCCAAGATAAGAGCAATCGTGTCCAGCGGCTATTCCAATGATCCCATTATGGCCAATCATGAAAAACATGGCTTTATTGGAGTTGTGGCAAAACCTTACACAGTGATCGAGCTGTCTGAGGCTGTCCGGCGAGCCCTGGTGTCGGACAAGAAAGTATAG